One region of Primulina tabacum isolate GXHZ01 chromosome 17, ASM2559414v2, whole genome shotgun sequence genomic DNA includes:
- the LOC142531522 gene encoding splicing factor SF3a60 homolog: MSSTLLEVTRASHEEVERLERIIVKDLQTEPPTNKERLYQSHRVRNMIDQITSTTHKLIEIYEDNDNARKDEIAALGGQSSTGANVNVFSAFYDRLKEIREYHRRHPAARYVDTTDEFEQLLKEEPVIEFTGEEASGRYLDLHELYNDYINAKFGKQIDYSIYLDLFSQPENISCKLKLTRQYKEYMEKLLEYLIYFFERAEPLQDLERIFSKVVSDFEEQWSNGQVEGWENEGQKNAAIPEQNQIIDLDYYGTVEELMIVGPEKLKEALAVLGLKTGGTVRQRAERIFLTKHTPLEKLDRKHFAKGSLGPDTNGGAVALGPNEDAKEISLMEAKLKKLCDLLHETIERTKENIEKKHALTYDEIVQEREEDEVQPESESDDEDQQIYNPLKLPMGWDGKPIPYWLYKLHGLGQEFKCEICGNQSYWGRRAYERHFKEWRHQHGMRCLGIPNTKNFNEITFIEEAKQLWEKIQEKQGVNKWRPELEEEYEDKEGNIYNKKTYTDLQRQGLI; the protein is encoded by the exons ATGTCTTCGACGCTGCTGGAGGTGACTCGTGCATCGCACGAGGAAGTCGAGCGACTGGAGCGGATCATTGTGAAGGATCTCCAAACCGAGCCGCCGACGAACAAGGAACGTCTCTACCAGAGTCACCGCGTTCGCAACATGATTGATCAAATCACTTCAACCACACACAAGCTC ATTGAAATTTACGAGGACAATGACAATGCTAGGAAGGATGAGATTGCGGCGCTCGGTGGACAGAGTTCCACGGGAGCCAATGTCAATGTTTTCAGCGCATTTTATGATAGACTGAAAGAA ATTCGTGAGTACCACAGAAGGCATCCTGCTGCTCGATATGTTGACACCACTGATGAGTTTGAACAGCTTCTTAAAGAGGAGCCGGTTATTGAGTTCACTGGAGAG GAAGCCTCTGGTAGATACCTCGATTTGCATGAATTATACAATGACTATATCAACGCTAAATTTGGGAAGCAAATCGATTATTCTATTTATCTCGACTTATTTTCGCAACCAGAGAACATATCCTGCAAGTTGAAGCTCACCAG GCAGTATAAAGAGTACATGGAAAAACTCCTGGAATATCTTATATACTTTTTCGAGCGTGCAGAACCTTTACAAGATCTTGAAAGGATTTTTTCCAAG GTAGTTTCTGATTTTGAAGAGCAATGGAGTAATGGTCAGGTTGAAGGATGGGAGAATGAGGGCCAGAAAAATGCTGCCATTCCGGAACAGAATCAAATTATTGATCTTGATTATTACGGCACTGTCGAGGAGCTAATGATAGTAGGACCGGAGAAGTTGAAGGAG GCATTGGCTGTCCTTGGATTGAAAACAGGAGGCACTGTTCGACAGCGTGCAGAAAGGATTTTTCTTACGAAG CATACACCCCTTGAGAAGTTGGATAGAAAACATTTTGCTAAGGGCTCACTTGGACCAGATACAAATGGTGGAGCTGTTGCCCTGGGGCCAAATGAAGATGCTAAAGAGATTTCCTTGATGGAAGCCAAATTGAAAAAGTTATGTGACCTGTTGCATGAG ACCATTGAGCGAACAAAAGAAAACATCGAGAAGAAACATGCCTTGACATATGATGAAATTGTACAAGAACGTGAAGAG GATGAGGTGCAACCTGAATCTGAAAGTGATGATGAGGATCAGCAGATCTACAATCCCCTAAAATTGCCCATGGGTTGGGACGGAAAGCCTATTCCATATTGGTTATATAAGCTTCATGGGCTTGGTCAG GAGTTCAAATGTGAAATATGTGGGAACCAAAGTTATTGGGGCCGTAGGGCTTATGAGCGCCATTTCAAGGAATGGAGACACCAACATGGAATGCGATGTCTTGGTATTCCAAATACGAAGAATTTTAACGAAATAACATTCATTGAG GAAGCGAAACAACTTTGGGAAAAAATCCAAGAAAAGCAAGGTGTAAATAAGTGGCGCCCTGAGCTGGAAGAAGAATATGAAGACAAGGAGGGTAACATTTATAACAAGAAGACATATACCGATCTACAACGTCAGGGTTTGATATAA
- the LOC142531721 gene encoding uncharacterized protein LOC142531721 isoform X1 yields the protein MYADTELLFPYFQNFAQEVQQFDEFCCSHKTNASLGITSSVIQTSTISDYNLGGEGDLFKAPEPVIEEPIMGIDPMTAAISMISCGENIISPQPLTVSDIESSIKSGQLLSDVFYECKKDILAKEGNETPLSDVLSIEIPAVKTDGISIIESSFQKSVSSSCLSSMEYVHEASLRPNFLDLPVMDFGDVYRMRRAYSDGDIKTLGNGDANLVQSPLGMPTITSSYTSEERKEKLSRYRSKKSKRNFGRKIKYACRKALADSQPRIRGRFAKTE from the exons ATGTATGCGGATACTGAGCTTTTGTTCCCTTACTTTCAGAACTTCGCTCAAgaagttcagcagtttgatgaGTTTTGCTGCTCACACAAAACCAATGCTTCATTG GGCATAACAAGTAGTGTCATTCAGACCTCCACTATATCCGATTACAACCTGGGAGGGGAAGGGGATCTCTTCAAGGCCCCTGAACCAGTAATTGAAGAACCAATTATGGGAATCGATCCGATGACAGCTGCCATTTCAATGATTTCTTGTGGTGAAAATATCATATCCCCACAACCATTGACTGTGTCGGATATCGAATCATCCATCAAGAGCGGTCAGCTTCTCAGTGATGTTTTTTACGAATGCAAGAAGGATATTTTAGCCAAAGAAGGGAATGAAACGCCTCTATCTGATGTCCTAAGTATCGAAATTCCTGCTGTGAAGACAGATGGAATCTCCATCATCGAGAGTTCGTTCCAGAAAAGTGTTAGTTCTAGCTGCCTGAGTTCAATGGAGTATGTACACGAGGCTTCATTGAGGCCGAATTTCCTTGATCTTCCTGTTATGGACTTTGGAGATGTTTATCGGATGCGAAGAGCTTATAGTGATGGAGACATAAAG ACTCTTGGTAACGGTGATGCAAACCTCGTTCAATCCCCATTGGGCATGCCCACTATTACGAGTAGTTACACTTCTGAAGAACGCAAGGAGAAACTTTCCAGGTACCGGAGCAAGAAGTCCAAGCGAAACTTTGGCAGGAAAATCAAG TATGCTTGCAGGAAGGCGTTGGCTGACAGCCAGCCAAGAATTCGTGGAAGATTCGCGAAGACCGAATAA
- the LOC142531721 gene encoding zinc finger protein HD1-like isoform X2: MEKVGKKGITSSVIQTSTISDYNLGGEGDLFKAPEPVIEEPIMGIDPMTAAISMISCGENIISPQPLTVSDIESSIKSGQLLSDVFYECKKDILAKEGNETPLSDVLSIEIPAVKTDGISIIESSFQKSVSSSCLSSMEYVHEASLRPNFLDLPVMDFGDVYRMRRAYSDGDIKTLGNGDANLVQSPLGMPTITSSYTSEERKEKLSRYRSKKSKRNFGRKIKYACRKALADSQPRIRGRFAKTE, translated from the exons ATggaaaaagttgggaaaaag GGCATAACAAGTAGTGTCATTCAGACCTCCACTATATCCGATTACAACCTGGGAGGGGAAGGGGATCTCTTCAAGGCCCCTGAACCAGTAATTGAAGAACCAATTATGGGAATCGATCCGATGACAGCTGCCATTTCAATGATTTCTTGTGGTGAAAATATCATATCCCCACAACCATTGACTGTGTCGGATATCGAATCATCCATCAAGAGCGGTCAGCTTCTCAGTGATGTTTTTTACGAATGCAAGAAGGATATTTTAGCCAAAGAAGGGAATGAAACGCCTCTATCTGATGTCCTAAGTATCGAAATTCCTGCTGTGAAGACAGATGGAATCTCCATCATCGAGAGTTCGTTCCAGAAAAGTGTTAGTTCTAGCTGCCTGAGTTCAATGGAGTATGTACACGAGGCTTCATTGAGGCCGAATTTCCTTGATCTTCCTGTTATGGACTTTGGAGATGTTTATCGGATGCGAAGAGCTTATAGTGATGGAGACATAAAG ACTCTTGGTAACGGTGATGCAAACCTCGTTCAATCCCCATTGGGCATGCCCACTATTACGAGTAGTTACACTTCTGAAGAACGCAAGGAGAAACTTTCCAGGTACCGGAGCAAGAAGTCCAAGCGAAACTTTGGCAGGAAAATCAAG TATGCTTGCAGGAAGGCGTTGGCTGACAGCCAGCCAAGAATTCGTGGAAGATTCGCGAAGACCGAATAA